The Amycolatopsis solani genome segment GGTCGTGCTCGTGCTCCAGGACGACGGCGACGCCGCCCTGGGCCCAGCGCGTGTTGCCGTCGGCGACCGCCGCCTTGGTGATCACCAGGACGTGCAGCCCGAGCGCCTGCGCCCGCAGCGCCGCGGTCAGCCCCGCGACGCCGCTGCCGATCACGACCAGATCCGCGCGAGCCTCCCAAACCGGAGTTTTCGCCTGGTGGTCATTAACCGGCGGGGTCATTCGCCGCCGCCGGGCTGCCCGATCTCGATCATCCGCTGCACCGAAGCCTGCGCGCGGGCCGCCGTCTCGAGGTCGACGTGGACCTCGTCCAGGCCGTCACGCAGGCACCGGAGCAGCGCGGCGGGGGTGATCATCTTCATGTACCGGCAGGACGCGCGGTCGTTCACCGCGCGGAAGTCGATGCCCGGCGCGGCCTTGCGCAGCTGGTGGATCATGCCGATCTCGGTGGCCACCAGCACCGACTTGGCCTTCGTGTCGCGGGCCTCGTGGACCATGTCCCCGGTGGAGAGGATCTTGACCCGCTCCGGCGCCACGGCACCCTCGCCGGCCAGGTAGAGCGCCGACGTCGCGCAGCCGCATTCGGGGTGGACGAACAGGTCCGCGTCCGGGTTCTCGGCCGCGCGCTCGGCCAGCTCGGCGCCGTTGATCCCGGCGTGGACGTGGCACTCCCCCGCCCAGATGTGCATGTTCTCCCGGCCGGTCACGCGCTTGACGTGGGCGCCGAGGAACTGGTCCGGGAGGAAGAGAACCTCCTGGTCGGCGGGGATGGAGGCGACGACGTCGACCGCGTTCGAGGACGTGCAGCAGATGTCGGTCTCGGCCTTCACCTCGGCCGTGGTGTTGACGTAGGAGACGACCGCCGCGCCCGGGTGCTCGGCCTTCCAGGCCCGCAACTCGGCGCCGGTGATGGAGTCGGCCAGGGAGCAGCCGGCCCGCGCGTCCGGGATCAGGACCGTCTTCTCCGGGGCGAGGATCTTCGCGGTCTCGGCCATGAAGTGGACGCCGCAGAAGACGATGGTGGACGCGTCGCTGCTCGCCGCGATGCGGCTCAGCGCGAGGGAGTCGCCGGTGTGGTCGGCGATGTCCTGGATCTCCGGGACCTGGTAGTTGTGCGCGAGCAGGACCGCGTCGCGCTGCTTCGCCAGGCGCCGCACCTCCTCGGCCCAGGCCGCGTTCGCCTCGACCCCGCCGAACGGGGTGAGGCCTTCCGGAACCAACGTGGTGGTCATCTGGCCCTCCTGGACCGGTCGCGGGTTTTCGCCTTACAATCGAAAACCGTGCGAAGTCATCTTAACACCCAGGCACCCCTGGCCCACGAGGTTTTAGGAGCGGTACTGCAAGTGCGCTCGGACACACTGCGGGTGCTGCTGTGGCGCCGCGCGCTCGACCCGCACCTCGGCCGCTGGTCGCTGCCGGGCGGGCGGCTGCGGCCCGACGAGGACGTCGAGACGTCCATCCGGCGCCAGCTCAAGGAGAAGGTCGACGTCCGCCAGCTCAAGCACGTCGAGCAGCTCGCGGTGTTCAGCGACCCGCACCGGGTGCCCGGCCCGCGCGTGGTGGCGACGGCGTTCCTCGCGCTGGTCCCCTCCGACGTCGACCCGGAGGTGCCCGAGGACACCGAGTGGCACGACGTCGCGCAGCTGCCGCGCACGGCGTTCGACCACGAGGCCATCGTGCGGCGCGCCCGCGACCGGCTGCGCTCGAAGCTCTCCTACACCAACCTCGGGTTCGCGCTGGCCCCCGACGAGTTCACGATTTCCGCCCTGCGCGGCCTGTATTCGGCGGCGCTCGGCTACCGCGTCTCGGCGACCAACCTGCAGCGGGTGCTGTCCCGGCGCGGCCTGCTGGTCCCGACCGGCCACACGGCCGCCCCGGGCCGGGCCGGCGGCCGTCCGGCGGCGCTGTTCTCCTTCGCCGGCAAGGGCATGCAGATCACTGATCCGTTCGCGGTCTTCAAGCCGCCGAACCGGTGACCGTGCTGCGGGAGCCGCGTTCTCCCCTTAACGTGGACCCGTGACCGAGCCGGAATCGGATAGTGACGCGACGACGACGATCCTGCCGTTGTTCCCGCTGCAGACCGTGCTGCTGCCCGGTACCAAGCTCCCGCTGCACATCTTCGAACCGCGCTACCGGCAGCTGACGGCGGACCTCGTGAGCGGCACGGTGCCGGGCCGCGAGTTCGGCGTGGTCGCCCTCCGCTCGTCGCTGACCCGCGAAGTACGTGGTCTGGACCAGCTGTACGAGATCGGCTGCAGCACGGTGCTGCGCGAGGCGAAGCGCCTCCCGGACGGCCGCTTCGACGTCGTCACGCAGGCCCAGCGCCGGTTCCGCCTGACCGACCTCGACTGCACGTCGGCGCCGTACCTGATCGCGTCGGTGGTGTGGATCGACGACGACCCGGTCGCCCCGTCCGGCGGCATGGCGGAGCGCCTGGCGACGGTCGCGCGAGCGGCGCACCAGCGCTACTGCGAAACGGCGTGGCGCAGCGACGACTGGCACGCCCCGGACCCGGACACGGCGATCGAGGAGCTGGCCTACGTGCTGGCCGCGGACTGCCTGCTGCCGCTGGAAGACCGCCAGCACCTGCTGGAGGAGCGCCACCCGCTGCGCCGGCTCCGCATCGCGTGCCGCCTGCTGACCCGCGAAACGGGCTTCCTGGACAAGCTGGGCGCGGTCCCGCTGCCGCCGGGCGAGCTCACCGACCTGAGCCGCCCGGCCAGCTTGAACTGACGCCCGCGCCCAGGCCCAAGCGCCCCAATGTGGCCTTCGGTGCGTGAGACGCACCCAAGGCGGCCTTCGGTGCGTCAGACGCACCCAAGGCCGCCTTGGGGCGCTAGGAAGCCGAGCCGTTCCCGGACCCGTTGCCGAACTTGGTCCACACCTTGCCCGCCGCGCCCGAGACCGCTTCGCCGACGTCGCTGAACACCTTCGTCAACGGGTCCGCCGACGAGTTCCACGATTCCTTGTACGACTGCGCGGCCGACTTGAGGTCGTCCTTCCAGTCCGAGCCCGGCTTGTCCGCGTCCCGCCGCGGGTAGTCGCCCGCCAGGATCGCGCGGTAGTCCTCCGAAGCCGCCCAGCGCTGCAGCTGCGCCGCGCGGACCACCGCGAACGGGTGCGACTCCGTCTCGACGAACTTGAGCTTGAGGAAGCTGTCGCGGATGTCCTCGACCGACTCGTACTCGGACGCCTGCTGCAGGAACGACGGGATGTCGATGCGGGCCGGGTCGATGCCGCCCGCGACCTGGATCTGCGCGCGCAGCGCCGCCGTCGGGTCCTGACCGCAGAGCAGACCCGCGCGGTCGCACGACAGCTCCGCCTTGCGGAACCACTCGCGCAGCGCCGCGATGATCGCCCGGATGCCGAGCGCGCTGACCGGCGTCCACGACATCGCCAGCTGCAGGCTGATCAGGCGCACCATCATCGTGCGGTACACCGCGTGCCCGGACAGCACGTGCCCCATCTCGTGCCCGAGCACGAACCGCAGCGAATCGTGGCTCATCAGCTCGACCATCCCGGTGCTGAGCCGGATGAACGGCTCGTCCATGCCGACGGTCTCCGCGCCGAGACGCGGGTCTTGGAACACGTAGACGTTCGGCACCGACGGCAGGTCGAGCGTCTCGGCGCACTCGTGGCGCAGGCGGTCGAGCTCCGGGTACTGCTTCGGCCCGACGCGGATCGACGACGCGAGCGCCATCAGCCGCTCGCCGCGCTCGTTGTAGAACCCCGAAATGGCCTTGACGACCTGCGCGAACCCGGGCACCGCGCGCAGCGTGGCGAGCGCGCCGCGGTCCACCGGGTGCTCGTAGGCGCGCGGGCTGATCCCCGGGAAGCGGACGGCGTCACGCCGCGAAACTTCGATGTCCTCGGTCATGGAACCCCCTGTGAGTGAGGGGACCAGAGTAGGGCAAACCGCTCAGCCGAGACGGCGGCCCAGGTCGTCGCGGCCGTTCCAGGTGGCCAGCAGGCTGTAGGCGATCGACACGCCGAGCGGGCCGGTCAGCAGCACCCACCACGACTCCAGCCGCGGCGCGAGCTCGATCACCGAGCCGAGCGCGGGCGGGCTGGTGATCGCGTAGTGGCTGTTCGCCCAGGTCACGCCGAGCAGGATGGCGATCACGCCCGCGAGCGCCACCCCGAGCAGAGCCGCGACGAACACGACCGGACCGCGGAGTTCGCGCAACAGCCAGATGACGACGCCGACGACGATCCCGAGCCCGAGCGCCATCAGCCCGAACACGGCGAGGTCGTCGAATCGGTGCCAGCTCTCCAGCTCCAGCGCGCCCTGGGTGCCGTCGGCGGCGACGATCCGGACGCGCTCGGGCGGCGCGAGCCGCGACCAGGCGAAGGCGAGCGGGAAGCCCAGCAGGCCGACCGTGCTGAACACGCTCAGCGCGGGCAGCAAGTCCGCCTTGACGACCACCCGGGGCCGCCGTTCCCGGAACAGCACGGGCACCGACCACGGACCGGCCACGGCCGACGGCCGGTGCGCGGGCCCCGACGTCTCACTCACCCGGACTCCCTCCTGGAACGCGTTGCCACCGAGGGTAACCGGTCGGTGTACACCCACCGTCAGCCGCTGGCCGTGTCGCCGTGCCGGCTGCACTTCGCCGTCCAGCCGAGCGGGCTCACCTGCACCACCAGCCGCCGGGCGCAGAAGGTGCAGTAGCGCGGGGGTTCCAGTGCCGTCCGGGGGTTGTGGCACGCCGGGTGGTCCGCCCCACCCGGCGATTCCTGTCCACAGTGGACGCAGAAGACCGCGTCAGAGGCTGTCACTGAGGGCCTTGATGGGCATCTTGAGCTCGTCCAGCATCTCGAGGTCCGCCGAGGCCGGGCGGCCCAGGTTGGTCAGGTAGTTGCCGACGATGATCGCGTTGACGCCGCCGAGCATGCCCTGCTCCGCGCCGAGGTCGCCGAGCGTGAGCTCACGGCCGCCGGCGAAGCGCAGCATCGTGCGCGGCATCGCGAGCCGGAACGCCGCCACCGTGCGCAGGGCGTCCTTGCCCTCGACGATCTCGTAGTTCTCGTACGGTGTGCCGGGCTGCGGGATGAGGAAGTTCATCGGCACCTCGTGCGGGTTCAGCTCGGCCAGCTGCACCGCGAACTCCGCGCGCTGCTCGACCGTCTCCCCCATGCCGATGATGCCGCCGCAGCAGACCTCCATGCCCGCCTCGGCCACCATCCGCAGCGTGTCCCAGCGCTCTTCCCACGTGTGCGTGGTGACCACCGCGGGGAAGTGCGAGCGCGCCGTCTCGAGGTTGTGGTTGTAGCGGTGCACGCCCATCTCGACGAGCTCGTCGACCTGCTCCTGCGTGAGCATGCCGAGCGAGCAGGCGATCTGGATGTCGTTCCCGTCCGCCCGGATCGCCTTCACGCCTTCGCGCACCTGCGAGAGCAGCCGCTGGTCCGGGCCGCGGACGGCGGCGACGATGCAGAACTCCGTCGCGCCGGTCTCGGCGGTCTGCCGGGCGGCCTTGACCAGGTTCGGGATGTCGAGCCACGCCGAGCGCACCGGCGTCGGGAAGCGGCCGGACTGGGAGCAGAAGTGGCAGTCCTCCGGGCAGCCGCCGGTCTTCAGGCTGATGATGCCCTCGACCTCCACCTCGGGCCCGCACCAGCGCATCCGGACCTCGTGCGCGAGCGCGAGCAGGTCGGGCAGCCGGTCGTCGGGCAGCCGCAGCACCTCGAGGACCTCGGCTTCTCCCAGGCCGGCGCCGGTTTCGAGGACGAGCTCACGGGCGTGGGCGAGGACGTCGGTGTCCGGAACTGCGGTCAAGGCGTCTCCTTGGTCGTGGCGGAAGCGTCCCTCATCGTGCCTGACGGGCCCCTCGGGCGACAGCGACGCAGGTCACTTCCCGGCTGACGCGCAGCCGGCGAACAGCTCGGGGTCGAACTCGCCGCCGAACCACGGCGAGAGCCCGCCCCTGGCCGCGGCCAGGAACTCGTCACGGGACGCCGTGCCGAGCCCGGCGGGCAGCACGCCGAGCAGCGGCGCCCCGGCCGCCACCGGCAGGTCTTCGAGGTTGGACAGCGCCGCGAGGTCCGGCTCGGCCGGCCAGGCGCCGATGATCACGCCGGCGACGGTCAGGCCGCGCTTGCCGGCGACCTCGGCGGTGAGCGCGGTCGCGTTGAGCGTGCCGAGCCCGGCCTCGGCCACGATGATCACGAGCGAGCCGAGCGACCAGGCGACGTCGGCGAGGCTCGCCCCGGTGGAGTCGAAGCGGACCAGCAGCCCGCCCGCGCCTTCGATCAGAGTCAGGTCGTGCCCGGTGTCCAGGTCGGACGCCGCCCGCGCGATCTCCCCCGGGTCCAGCGTCGGCAGCCCGCTGCGGCGCGCGGCGGCTTCCGGGGACAGCGGATCCGGGTAGCGGCGCAGTTCGAGGGTGGTGACGTCACCGGCGAGCCGCCGGACGTCGGCGAGGTCGCCGGGCTCGTCGGGCCGCACCCCGGTCTGCGCCGGTTTCAGCACCGCGACCCGCTGCCCGCCGTCCGCCGCCAGAGCGGCGATCGCCGCCGTGGTGATCGTTTTGCCGACCCCGGTCCCGGTCCCCGTCATCACCAGCATGGTCACGGACCATCAACTTAGTGAACCCGGTCCGGGACGCGCACACGCGGGCCGTGCTCGAGCGCACGGCCCGCGTGTCGATCAGGCTCCCGTCACCGCCGCTCCGGCCGGGCGGAACGTGCGCTCGGCCGCGTCGAACAGGTGGACCTGCGCCGTCCCGACCGCGAAGTACATGCCGGTCAGCTGCAGCTTCCCGGCCGCCTCGGCCGCGGCCACCGACGGGTACTCGCGCAGGTGCTCCAGCTGCTGGAGCACGTTGTGCAGGGCCAGCCGGTCACCCTTCCGCTCCGGGACCGCGCCCTCCAGCGTGGCCGAACCCAGCCGGTGCGCGCTCGGCTCCGCGTGGCGGAGCCAGACCGACAGCGGTCCCGGCGGCGGGCCGTCGGCCAGCGCCGCCATCGCGCCGCAGCCCGAGTGGCCGCACACCACGATCTCCTCGACTCCGAGCACGCCGACGGCGTACTCGATGGACGCGTTCATCGACGGGTCCGCCTGCCCGGGCGGGACGAGGTTGCCGATGTTGCGGATGGTGAACAGGTCGCCGGGGCCGCTGGTGGTGATCAGGTTGGGCACGATCCGGGAGTCGCCGCAGGTGATGAACAGCGTGCGCGGCCGCTGGCCGTCGGCGAGCCCGGACAGCGTGTCCTTGAGCAGCGGCGCGGCGCGGCGGTGGAACTCGGTGGCACCGTTGCGGGTCTGCTGCGTGGGGATGCCTTCGGTGGCCTGCCACGCCGACCAGGGCGCGAGCCAGCGCGGCACCGCCCGGCTCGCGTGCAGCCGGGACCGCGTCGGGCGGCCCGCCTTGCCTTCGCCGAACCACGGGTGGCCGACCTCGTCGACCTCGACCGTGCCGCCGGCGCGCTCGTGGGCCTGCTGCCAGGTGGTGAGGCTCTCGAACGCGGCGTGGTCGAGGTAGTCGACGACGAGCTCGAGCCGCACCGGGACGCCGGCCGGGATGGTCCCGAGCACCTTCGACAGCCGCGGCACGGACAGGAACGTCAGGACGCCTTCGACGACGACGCGCCAGGCGTCCCCTTCGCGCTCGACGTGAATCCCCGACCAGAGCGTGCGGCGCAGCATCAGCACGAGCGCCAGCCCGATGCCCGCGAGCACGCCGGTGAGCAGGTCGAACACCACGACGCCGGCGAGGGTGAGCAGGTAGACGGGCAGGTCGCCGTGGGCGAGGACGGTCTTGATGTGGCCCGGGTTGACCAGCTTCGCGCCGACGTGCACCAGCAGGCCGGCCAGCGCGGCCAGGGGGATGCTCTGGATCAGCCCGGCGAGCAGGACGACGAACAGCAGCACCCAGACGCCGTGCAGCACCGCCGACGCGCGGGTCTTCGCCCCGGCGGCGACGTTGGTGGAACTGCGGACGATGACGCCGGTGACCGGCAGGCCGCCCAGCGCGCCGGAGAGCATGTTGGCCGCGCCCTGGCCGACCAGTTCCCGGTCGAGGTTGGCGCGCCGCCCGGTGTGCATCTTGTCCACCGCCACGGCCGAAAGCAGGCTTTCGACGCTGGCGATCAGGGCGATGGTGACGACGGCGAGCGCAAATCCGCCCCAGCCGCCGTCGGGCAGCTGCGGGACGAGCTGGATGTCCAGCAGGTCACCGGGCAGCTCGACGCGCGGCAGCGTCATCCCGAGCAGGACCGACAGGCCGGTGGCGGCGGCGATCGCGGCGAGCGGTCCCGGCACCTTCCGGACGGCGGACGGCAGCTTCGGCCAGACGAGCAGGATGGCGATGGTGAGCAGGCCGATCACGGCGGCTGAGTCGTGGTGGGCGACGATCTGGCCGGGCAGCTCGGCGATGTTCTCCACCGCCGAGCTCTGCGCCTTGCCGCCGAGGACGACGTGGAGCTGACCCAGCACGATCGTGACGCCGATGCCGGCCAGCATGCCGTGCACGATCGCCGGCGAGATGGCCAGCGCGGCGCGCGCGATGCGGCTCAGCCCCAGCAGGATCTGGCAGGCGCCGGCGGCGACGGTGATCGCGCAGGTGACGACCCACCCGAACGTCTGGATGGTTTCGGCCATGACGACGGTCAGGCCGGCGGCGGGCCCGCTCACTTGCAGCGCGGAGCCGCCCAGCGCCCCGGCGACGACGCCACCGACGACGGCGGCGACGAGCCCGGCGGCGACCGGCGCGCCCGAAGCGAGGGCGATGCCCAGGGACAGGGGTACTGCGACGAGGAAGACGACCAGTGAGGCCGGCAGGTCGTGGCGGAGCACGGCGAGGGGTCTCATGATCACCATGCAACCGGAAACCGAGTGAAATGTCCGCTATGCACCACTCGTTCGGGTGAATAATTCGCTGCATTTAGCTCGAATGTCACATATCGGACAAGCCGTTCACAAGCCGTTCACACACTTTGGCCTGTCACGTGACAGTTGAATTCCGTACTACACAAGGGTTTCCACGCTCCCGATGTGACACCGGACGGGCCCGGTGCCACATCGGGAGCGGTCCTCGTCAGTGCTCCACAGCGCCGGCCGGGACGAAGCCGCGAGCCGCATCGTCCAAAAGGGACACCTGCGCGGCGCCGACGTCGAAGTACATGCCGGTGAGCCGGAGCGCGCCGCGCTCGAGCGCGGCCGCCACCACCGGGTACGCACGCAGGATCTCCAGCTGCTGCACCACGTTCTGCAGCGCGAGCTGGTCGGCCTCGGCGGCCGGCCGCTCGCCGCCGAGCAGCACCGGCGCTTCGCGGGCGCGGCGCCGGAGCGTCGCTTCGCCGTGGCGGAGCCAGCTGCCGAGCTGCTCGAGCCCGTCCGGGGCCCGGCCGAGCAACGCCTTCATCGCGCCGCAGCCGGAGTGCCCGCACACCACGATCTCGGCCACGCCCAGGACGCCGACCGCGTACTCGATCGCGGCGCCGACCGAGGAGTCGTCGCCGTCCGGCGGCGGCACCAGGTTGCCGATGTTCCGGACCGTGAACAGGTCGCCCGGCCCGCTGGTGGTGATCAGGTTGGGCACGATCCGCGCGTCGCCGCAGGTGATGAATAGCGTGTGCGGCTGCTGGCCGTGCGCCAGCCCGCTCCACGTGTCCCGCAGCAGTGGCGCGGTGCGGCGCTGGAACTCCGACGCGCCGCGGCAGAGCAGCGAGCTCGCCGTGCGCTGGGCGGGGAGCACGACGTGCTCGGCCTGCCACTGCGACCACGGCGCGAGCCACCGCGGCACCACGCGCGCGGCGACGCTGCGGCGCACGGTCGGCTCGCCCGAACTCCCGCGTTCGAACCACGGGTGCCCGATCTCGTCGACCGTCACCGGCCCGGCGTGCGCCTGCTGCCAGCCGCGCAGGCAGTCGAACGCGGCGTGGTCGAGGTAGTCGACGAGCAGTTCGAGGGTGACCTCGGCGTGCGGCGGCACCCCGGCGAGCACGCGGGTCAGCCGCGGCACGGACAGGAACGTCAGTGCGCCTTCGATGACGACGCGGTGGCGCTCGCCTTCCCGCTCGACGTGGATGCCGGAGAAGATCATCCGCCGCAGCATCAGCGCGAGCGCGAGCAGGACGCCCGCGGCGACACCGGTGAGCAGGTTGACGGCCACCGCGCCGGCGAGCGTGACGACGTACACCGGCAGGTCGCCGTGCCGCCGGACTTCCTTGAGCCCGTGGACGTTCACGAGCTTCATCCCGACGTACACGAGCAGGGCGGCGAGGGCGGCCAGCGGAATAAGCCGCAGCACGCCGGTCAGCAACAGGCAGGCGGCGAGGATCCAGACGCAGTGCAGGATCGCCGACAGCCGCGTGCGCGCGCCGGCCTCGTAGTTGGTCATGCTGCGCACGATGACGCCGGTGACCGGGAACCCGCCGAGCGCGCCGGCCGCGACGTTCGCCGCGCCCTGCCCGATGAGCTCGCGGTCGAGGTCGGTGCGCGGGCCGCCGCGGAGCTTGTCGACCGAAACGGCGGACAGCAGGCTTTCCAGGCCGGCGATGAGCGCGATGGTGAGCGCGGCGAGGGCGAACCCGCCCCAGCCGCCGTCCGGCAGCCGCGGCACGATGTGCAACTCGGGCAGCCCGGCCGGGAGGTCGACGCGCGGCAGCGACATGCCGGTCAGCACGGACAGCCCGGTGGCCAGCGCGACGGCGGCCAGCGGCGCGGGCACGCGGCGGACGGTTTTCGGCAGCCGCGGCCAGGCGATCAGCACGGCGAGGGTGACGACCCCGATCAGCACGGCCTGGTCGTGGTGCGCGGCGATCTGCCGCGGCAGCGCGACGACGTTGGCGAGCGCGGAACCCTGCGCCGAGCCGCCGAGCACGACGTGCAGCTGCCCGAGCACGAGCGTGACCCCGATGCCGGCGAGCAGCCCGTGCACGATGGCAGGCGAAACGGCGAGCGCGGCCCGGGCGGCCCTGGTCAGCCCGAAGAGGATTTGGAGCAGCCCGGCGGCGACGGTGATCGCGCAGGTGACGGGCCAGCCGTGGGTGGCGATCGTGTCGGCCAGCACCACGGTGAGCGCGGCGGAGGGCCCGCTGACTTGCAGCGGCGACCCGCCGAAGAGGCTCGCGACCAGCCCGCCGACGACGGCGGAGATGAGGCCGGAGAGCAGCGGTGCCCCGGCGGCGAAGGCCACACCGAGGGACAGGGGGACGGCGACGAGGAAGACGACTATCGACGCGAGGAGGTCGTGCTTGAGGTTCTCCGGAAGACGGGGCTGCTTCGGCGGGCCGGTGTCGTGTTCACCACGAACGATCTCGATCATGGGGGCAGGATCGCCGAAACGCGGCGAAAAGTCCGCTATGCAAGGATTTCTCGCGTTTGCTCCGGTACGGATCGGGTCGGTTCATCCGG includes the following:
- a CDS encoding NUDIX hydrolase; translated protein: MRSDTLRVLLWRRALDPHLGRWSLPGGRLRPDEDVETSIRRQLKEKVDVRQLKHVEQLAVFSDPHRVPGPRVVATAFLALVPSDVDPEVPEDTEWHDVAQLPRTAFDHEAIVRRARDRLRSKLSYTNLGFALAPDEFTISALRGLYSAALGYRVSATNLQRVLSRRGLLVPTGHTAAPGRAGGRPAALFSFAGKGMQITDPFAVFKPPNR
- the bsaP gene encoding hypothetical protein, which codes for MTASDAVFCVHCGQESPGGADHPACHNPRTALEPPRYCTFCARRLVVQVSPLGWTAKCSRHGDTASG
- a CDS encoding M48 family metallopeptidase; translated protein: MTEDIEVSRRDAVRFPGISPRAYEHPVDRGALATLRAVPGFAQVVKAISGFYNERGERLMALASSIRVGPKQYPELDRLRHECAETLDLPSVPNVYVFQDPRLGAETVGMDEPFIRLSTGMVELMSHDSLRFVLGHEMGHVLSGHAVYRTMMVRLISLQLAMSWTPVSALGIRAIIAALREWFRKAELSCDRAGLLCGQDPTAALRAQIQVAGGIDPARIDIPSFLQQASEYESVEDIRDSFLKLKFVETESHPFAVVRAAQLQRWAASEDYRAILAGDYPRRDADKPGSDWKDDLKSAAQSYKESWNSSADPLTKVFSDVGEAVSGAAGKVWTKFGNGSGNGSAS
- the bioD gene encoding dethiobiotin synthase, coding for MLVMTGTGTGVGKTITTAAIAALAADGGQRVAVLKPAQTGVRPDEPGDLADVRRLAGDVTTLELRRYPDPLSPEAAARRSGLPTLDPGEIARAASDLDTGHDLTLIEGAGGLLVRFDSTGASLADVAWSLGSLVIIVAEAGLGTLNATALTAEVAGKRGLTVAGVIIGAWPAEPDLAALSNLEDLPVAAGAPLLGVLPAGLGTASRDEFLAAARGGLSPWFGGEFDPELFAGCASAGK
- a CDS encoding LON peptidase substrate-binding domain-containing protein, whose protein sequence is MTEPESDSDATTTILPLFPLQTVLLPGTKLPLHIFEPRYRQLTADLVSGTVPGREFGVVALRSSLTREVRGLDQLYEIGCSTVLREAKRLPDGRFDVVTQAQRRFRLTDLDCTSAPYLIASVVWIDDDPVAPSGGMAERLATVARAAHQRYCETAWRSDDWHAPDPDTAIEELAYVLAADCLLPLEDRQHLLEERHPLRRLRIACRLLTRETGFLDKLGAVPLPPGELTDLSRPASLN
- a CDS encoding DUF2567 domain-containing protein — encoded protein: MSETSGPAHRPSAVAGPWSVPVLFRERRPRVVVKADLLPALSVFSTVGLLGFPLAFAWSRLAPPERVRIVAADGTQGALELESWHRFDDLAVFGLMALGLGIVVGVVIWLLRELRGPVVFVAALLGVALAGVIAILLGVTWANSHYAITSPPALGSVIELAPRLESWWVLLTGPLGVSIAYSLLATWNGRDDLGRRLG
- a CDS encoding bifunctional SulP family inorganic anion transporter/carbonic anhydrase, coding for MIEIVRGEHDTGPPKQPRLPENLKHDLLASIVVFLVAVPLSLGVAFAAGAPLLSGLISAVVGGLVASLFGGSPLQVSGPSAALTVVLADTIATHGWPVTCAITVAAGLLQILFGLTRAARAALAVSPAIVHGLLAGIGVTLVLGQLHVVLGGSAQGSALANVVALPRQIAAHHDQAVLIGVVTLAVLIAWPRLPKTVRRVPAPLAAVALATGLSVLTGMSLPRVDLPAGLPELHIVPRLPDGGWGGFALAALTIALIAGLESLLSAVSVDKLRGGPRTDLDRELIGQGAANVAAGALGGFPVTGVIVRSMTNYEAGARTRLSAILHCVWILAACLLLTGVLRLIPLAALAALLVYVGMKLVNVHGLKEVRRHGDLPVYVVTLAGAVAVNLLTGVAAGVLLALALMLRRMIFSGIHVEREGERHRVVIEGALTFLSVPRLTRVLAGVPPHAEVTLELLVDYLDHAAFDCLRGWQQAHAGPVTVDEIGHPWFERGSSGEPTVRRSVAARVVPRWLAPWSQWQAEHVVLPAQRTASSLLCRGASEFQRRTAPLLRDTWSGLAHGQQPHTLFITCGDARIVPNLITTSGPGDLFTVRNIGNLVPPPDGDDSSVGAAIEYAVGVLGVAEIVVCGHSGCGAMKALLGRAPDGLEQLGSWLRHGEATLRRRAREAPVLLGGERPAAEADQLALQNVVQQLEILRAYPVVAAALERGALRLTGMYFDVGAAQVSLLDDAARGFVPAGAVEH
- the bioB gene encoding biotin synthase BioB produces the protein MTAVPDTDVLAHARELVLETGAGLGEAEVLEVLRLPDDRLPDLLALAHEVRMRWCGPEVEVEGIISLKTGGCPEDCHFCSQSGRFPTPVRSAWLDIPNLVKAARQTAETGATEFCIVAAVRGPDQRLLSQVREGVKAIRADGNDIQIACSLGMLTQEQVDELVEMGVHRYNHNLETARSHFPAVVTTHTWEERWDTLRMVAEAGMEVCCGGIIGMGETVEQRAEFAVQLAELNPHEVPMNFLIPQPGTPYENYEIVEGKDALRTVAAFRLAMPRTMLRFAGGRELTLGDLGAEQGMLGGVNAIIVGNYLTNLGRPASADLEMLDELKMPIKALSDSL
- a CDS encoding bifunctional SulP family inorganic anion transporter/carbonic anhydrase; translation: MVIMRPLAVLRHDLPASLVVFLVAVPLSLGIALASGAPVAAGLVAAVVGGVVAGALGGSALQVSGPAAGLTVVMAETIQTFGWVVTCAITVAAGACQILLGLSRIARAALAISPAIVHGMLAGIGVTIVLGQLHVVLGGKAQSSAVENIAELPGQIVAHHDSAAVIGLLTIAILLVWPKLPSAVRKVPGPLAAIAAATGLSVLLGMTLPRVELPGDLLDIQLVPQLPDGGWGGFALAVVTIALIASVESLLSAVAVDKMHTGRRANLDRELVGQGAANMLSGALGGLPVTGVIVRSSTNVAAGAKTRASAVLHGVWVLLFVVLLAGLIQSIPLAALAGLLVHVGAKLVNPGHIKTVLAHGDLPVYLLTLAGVVVFDLLTGVLAGIGLALVLMLRRTLWSGIHVEREGDAWRVVVEGVLTFLSVPRLSKVLGTIPAGVPVRLELVVDYLDHAAFESLTTWQQAHERAGGTVEVDEVGHPWFGEGKAGRPTRSRLHASRAVPRWLAPWSAWQATEGIPTQQTRNGATEFHRRAAPLLKDTLSGLADGQRPRTLFITCGDSRIVPNLITTSGPGDLFTIRNIGNLVPPGQADPSMNASIEYAVGVLGVEEIVVCGHSGCGAMAALADGPPPGPLSVWLRHAEPSAHRLGSATLEGAVPERKGDRLALHNVLQQLEHLREYPSVAAAEAAGKLQLTGMYFAVGTAQVHLFDAAERTFRPAGAAVTGA
- the nadA gene encoding quinolinate synthase NadA: MTTTLVPEGLTPFGGVEANAAWAEEVRRLAKQRDAVLLAHNYQVPEIQDIADHTGDSLALSRIAASSDASTIVFCGVHFMAETAKILAPEKTVLIPDARAGCSLADSITGAELRAWKAEHPGAAVVSYVNTTAEVKAETDICCTSSNAVDVVASIPADQEVLFLPDQFLGAHVKRVTGRENMHIWAGECHVHAGINGAELAERAAENPDADLFVHPECGCATSALYLAGEGAVAPERVKILSTGDMVHEARDTKAKSVLVATEIGMIHQLRKAAPGIDFRAVNDRASCRYMKMITPAALLRCLRDGLDEVHVDLETAARAQASVQRMIEIGQPGGGE